One genomic segment of Drosophila melanogaster chromosome 3L includes these proteins:
- the Ir67c gene encoding ionotropic receptor 67c codes for MFCWLIFLNIILLSDRSESWSAREVIHQFNHDQQLQLNIYLDCNDVELQIGQEVSNLFVNSTADKMKILGRFSSHSLIIACFKDSTRNRTLNGVKELLWGLQYLPILFVVDSNMDFYFQQALRHGFIHVLALNFMNGSLYTYKPYPKVEVHQIKDMQKFYKLTKLRNLQGQAVRTTVETMTPRCFRYRNRHGQLVYAGYMYRMVKEFISTYNGTEEHVFGNVDTVPYKEGLAALKNGEIDMMPRIIHALEWYYFYRSHILYNIKTYIMVPWAEPLPKSLYFIQPFRGTVWITIMVSFVYASIVIWWIRYRQQGNSSLTQSFMDVLQLLFQLPLSKIWHFNMGTHQVVSFIVLFVFGFMLTNLYTAQLSSYLTTGLFKSQINTFDDLFREKRTLLVESFDAEVLHNMTKEKIIQKEFESIILITSIEEVFKHRKSLNTSYAYEAYEDRIAFELSQQRYLRVPIFKILKEVYDQRPVFVALRHGLPYVELFNNYLRRIFESGIWIKLQEDSFLEGIASGEISFRKSKSREIKIFDKDFYFFAYILLGMGWCVSTIALFLELWSFKYSVTNVLHEG; via the coding sequence ATGTTTTGTTGGCTgattttcttaaatattatcCTGCTGTCTGACAGATCCGAAAGTTGGTCCGCCAGAGAAGTAATACATCAGTTTAATCATGATCAGCAACTACAGCTTAATATTTACTTGGATTGCAACGACGTGGAACTACAAATCGGTCAGGAAGTGTCAAATTTATTCGTGAATAGTACTGcagataaaatgaaaatattggGTAGATTCAGCTCACATTCTTTGATCATTGCGTGTTTTAAGGATTCAACAAGAAATCGAACTCTAAATGGAGTAAAGGAACTGCTCTGGGGCCTTCAGTACTTACCAATTTTATTTGTCGTAGATTCCAAcatggatttttattttcaacaaGCGTTAAGACACGGTTTTATTCATGTGCTGgctttgaattttatgaatgGATCGCTTTACACCTATAAGCCCTATCCGAAAGTCGAAGTACATCAAATTAAGGATATGCAAAAATTCTATAAATTGACAAAACTGAGAAACCTCCAAGGACAGGCGGTTCGCACCACTGTGGAAACGATGACACCCCGATGCTTTCGGTATAGAAATCGTCATGGTCAATTGGTATACGCTGGTTATATGTACAGGATGGTTAAAGAGTTCATCAGCACGTACAATGGTACAGAGGAGCATGTTTTTGGTAATGTGGACACCGTACCCTATAAAGAGGGTTTGGCAGCGCTGAAAAACGGCGAAATTGATATGATGCCTCGGATAATACATGCCTTGGAATGGTACTATTTCTACCGCAGTCATATTTTATACAACATTAAGACCTATATCATGGTACCTTGGGCAGAACCTTTGCCAAAAAGTCTATACTTTATACAACCATTTCGTGGCACAGTTTGGATAACCATTATGGTGAGCTTTGTCTACGCCTCAATCGTTATTTGGTGGATACGGTATAGACAGCAGGGGAATTCTTCATTAACCCAATCATTTATGGATGTCTTGCAACTGTTGTTTCAGCTACCTTTGAGCAAAATATGGCACTTTAATATGGGAACACACCAAGTTGTAAGTTTTATCGTTCTTTTCGTATTTGGATTTATGCTGACCAATCTCTATACCGCTCAGTTATCGAGCTATTTAACTACGGGCTTGTTTAAAAGTCAAATCAACACCTTTGATGATTTATTCCGTGAGAAGCGTACATTGCTAGTGGAAAGCTTTGACGCTGAGGTACTACACAATATgaccaaagaaaaaattatacaaaaagaATTTGAGAGTATTATATTGATAACCTCAATCGAGGAGGTCTTCAAGCATCGCAAGAGCCTAAATACCAGTTATGCCTATGAAGCCTATGAGGATCGCATTGCATTCGAGCTGTCTCAGCAAAGGTATCTTCGAGTGCCCATTTTCAAGATTCTAAAAGAGGTGTACGACCAAAGACCTGTATTTGTGGCACTTCGACATGGATTACCGTATGTGgaattatttaacaattacCTTAGGCGAATCTTTGAATCTGGTATTTGGATTAAGCTCCAGGAAGACTCTTTTCTCGAAGGAATTGCTAGTGgtgaaattagttttcgaAAATCCAAATCTCGCGAAATCAAAATATTCGACAAggatttttatttctttgcgTACATTTTACTTGGAATGGGATGGTGTGTCAGCACTATAGCTTTATTTTTAGAGCTATGGAGTTTTAAATATTCGGTAACAAATGTTTTACATGAAGGATAA